AAGTTGGATTATCAAAAAATGTTAAAAAGTCATTATTAAAACTATTACCACCATCATAACGATAACTTGTGCTTCCCATTTTTTGTTTTTGGTATAAATCAAGAAAAACATCAGAAATTTTAAAGCCAGCATCAGCATTAATTGCCATCTTTTCACCATTGTTAATTTTAAAAGTAGAGTTAATCGGATCAAAATACAATAGTGATGCAACTTCTAAATTACGTAATTGATATAATTGTTCTCAAGTTGTAAAGGTTTTTGTTTCGTTGACTAAATCATAAATTTCTTTTTGATAAATATTATTAAGATCTAATTTTTTAAAAGGTTTAAACATGTAATCTGTTGATAATGTTATTTCCATAGTCGGATAATTTTGCCCACTATTAGAAATAATATCTTTAATTGAAACTAATTGGCTTGAGGGCGATTCACGATATTTCCCTTCTCATTTTGTTAGTGTTGTTGTTTGAAAAGTACTTTCTTTCTTTTCTGTTAAACCTAATGATTGAAAAAATTTTAAGCGTTCAATTTTTGATTGCTCAATATCTTTTGCTTTGATAATGTCATCAATTTCTTGAGGTGTTTTAGCCATATAGAAATCATAAATGGCATTTGTTATATTTGAATATTTTATTTTCCCTGTTTTTAAATAATCGTTAAACTTAATTATACTATTAATTTGTTGGACTGTATAGTTTTGAACTGTACTGTTGCCGAAAGATAATTCAATAGTATTCCCTAAGGCCATGATTAATGAATATGGCAATCCACCTAATAGAAATAAACTACAAAAACAAACTACGATTAACATAACACCCTGGGTTGACATAAAAGTAACAGCAAATAAAATACCGCTGGCAGCAAAAAAAGAAAGAAATAAACAATAAGCAAAAAGTTTTCCGACTAATTCATTAAACTTTAAAAATAACATTGGCTTATTAACAATTTGATTAGTTATTAAGCCAATTATTAGTGAAAAAATTGTAATCCCCGCTAAAAATAAAATAATTAAAATTCATAAAGAAATTAGTTTTAAAAAAAAGATTGAATTTCGCGAGTAAGGTTTAGAAATTAGCAGCAAATAAGTACCATCATCAATTTCCCGGCCAAAAATTTTAATTACTATCAACATAATAAAAAATAGTAAAAAAATATTACAAAAAATAAAGACCCCATATTGGAAATTAACAGAAAAAGTATAAATATCTTTTGATATAACAAATAATAAAATAGATAATGTTCCAAATAAGATGAGAGATAATCCAAATATAATTCACATTACAAAAGATTTGTAGACTTTAAACATTGAAAATAAAATTATTGCTAATCTTATTTTATGTTTGGATTTCAATTTTTTTGCATTTGTTATATTCATGTTATTATCCCCTTTTTTATATAAATAAATATTAATTATTTATAGTTATAGAACCTTCAGCAAAATAAACGTTACTTGTGTATTTAATATTTTGGTTTGATCCAAAAGTAAAATCCATTGATCAACCACCTGCATATCCAAGATAAATTGAACCATCATCATTTAACTTATAAACTCCAGCTCCAAAATAGTTAGATATATCAAATATGTTAATATCTTCTAAAGTTTTGGCAATGTCACTATTAATAAAACTATCTTTTAAAGTTTTTATTAAAAAATTCGCGCTTTTATCGTCACTATTTTTTAGTTTTTCAAAAATTTCAGGACTTACTTTAAATGAAGTTTTATTTTGTTCCAGGTGGGCACTATAATTTTTATAGAATTCAACAATTATTTTTCCATAATTTTGTAATTTTTGATTTAAATCCTCTTTTGATAAAGTAATCTTTCCTTCAAAAACTTGGTTATTTCCTTCTTCACCAGTTGACATTAATCCTGACAAATTCATTCCATATAAATTAATAAAACTTAAGTCTAAATTAAAAGTTCATAAAGTTACAAATTTGCCATCTTCAATCTTAAAACCAGGAATATTATTATCTAAATATTTATTTACAAAAGTATCAGCTGTTAAATTTTCTAAATTATTACTGTCTCCAGTCCCAAAAAAGAGATAAGGCATAGAATGTCCAATATAAGGATAGAGTTGACCAGTCTTAACTCCCCCGTTTTGGGAAGCTCAGGTTGTAAAATTATCTTTATTGTCAAAAAATGATTTTGGATTTGCTAAAAATTCTGTTGAATTAAATTTAATTTTATAATTTTGTAGGTCAGAATTTTTTATAAAATTTTGAAATTTATTTTTTAACGCATCACTTATACTTGAAAGTGATGAGATATCAAATGAATTATAAATCTTTTGAAATTCTGCTGTTTTATTTAAATCTATTTCAGTGTTTTCAGTCATAAATTTATCTAATTCTGCTTGTAAAACTAAGTAGATTTTATTGTTTAGTAATGTAGCAGCATCAATGTTATTTGTTATATTTGATGTTTTATAGAGTGAGTCGGTTTTATTAAGTTCTTTTAAATTTACTTTATATGAAAGGTTCAGTTCAATCCCAACCATTTTTGTATTTTCAATTCCGGGAATATCGATATCTAAATCCTTTATTAAACTTTGTAAATCAACGTATTTAATAGTTGCTTTTAGATCATTCGAATTATATTCAATTGGATCACTATTTTGATAGTAATTTGAATATTCTTTTTTAATTATTTGATTTACTTCTGTGATTGTTTTAGTAACTACATCAGATAAATAATTTAAAATTTTTTGATCATCTGGTTTTGTATTATCCAATTCGTATGAATCATTGATGTTATCTACTTTATCATAGATAATTTGTAAATTAACATCATCATCACTATCAATATAATTTTTAAATAAATTATCATTTAATAGTGCTTTTACTTCTTTTGAAATTGCAAGTAATATATCTTGATCATTATTGTTTTCCTCATTATTTGATACCTTAGCAGAACAACTAACTAGTGTTGTTAAACCTGTTCCACTGATAGCAACTGTTCCTAAAAAACTTAGTAATTTTTTCATTTTGGCCTCCTAAAATTGCTAAATAAAAATAGTATTTTACAATATTTCCCTTTATTCTTTAAAGGGATACACTTAATTATACTTTTTTTTGCAAGACCTATTTGGAATTATGTAAAAACATATTTTTAATTAATTTCGGGAAAATAAAAAAGGAAAATTAATATCCTTTAGTTAAATAACTATTGAGGTGATAGTTATGAATTCAAAGAAAATTAAAAAAGATGACAAAAATAATATAAGTCACCTTTTTAATTATTTTATTTATCTAGAATTATGGCATAAATGCCAAATTAATAACTACCTCAAATATTTTTGTTATCTAAAAGTAATGTTTTCAAATGATGCTTCATAATAACAACCACTTGCACTATTGGAAGATTATTCCATAACAGAATATCCTCAATAAATATTATGATCATCATGCCATAAAGCAAGAGTAAAATTTAATTCTTGGTGAGAGTATCCTTCTGCTTCGGAAGAATATGCAATTCAAACTGCTTCGGTTGAACTTACATCACTACTAATATCACTAGTAAAAGCTCGAATTTTATTAACTTCACTTCCAGTTCACGCATAAACATGGATATAACCACTAACAGTAACAGTTGGATATTTGTCAATGAAGGCTTCTCAACTATTAGCATAGTCTAAAAAATTAAAAATAATATGAGTTTCACCATATGCAGCTTGTGAAGAAGTACCATTAAATGAATCTTCTTTATAAAAGTTAAGATCAACTTTTATTGTATCATCAGCTTTTAATTGGTTAGTAGTTTTTACTGATATTTCATCAAGATTTGTTTTTGCATGCATTGTTGCACCTAGTGCACTACTAACACCAATCACACTAGTTCCTAAGATTGTTAATAAATTTTTCATAATATAAATTACCTTTCTTATCTTTATTTTGCGTCCCGCCCATGAAAATATTAAGAATTTTAGTTAATAAAAATTTTATATTATCCCACCCAAAATACGTTGTTTTATTTAAAACTATTTTTTTAAAAACTATTGATAATTAATGTTCTCTAATTTATCCTTTGCCCCAATTATAAACCTTCTAAATCTAAAAACAATATTTTTTATAAAAAATTATAAAAAATAAGAAATTATTTTACTGTTACTGACCATACTATTTAATTTATTAATAATTAATTTAATTAATTTTTAATCTTCAGTTTCTATTTTTGTCATTTGATTTAACAGATCAGTTTAACTAAGATCATTTTTTCTACTTTTTGATATTTTGTTAACTTTGTCACTAAAACCCATTTTCTCTTAAATAATTTTGTCTTATTTTGAGTGTTCAAAAAAACTTTATATCAAATATGAACTTCGTAATAAAAAGTTATGTATATTATATGTTGCAAAAAAAAAAAAAAAATGTTTGTTATTTTTATAGTTAAAATAACAAACAAATAAAATATTTTTATAATAATTATTAAAAGCTATTAACGGTGAGTAGTTGGAGTTTCTAATGATACTTCAACAGAATCTGATTTTTTTTGGCTTAGTTGCTCATGGATTTCGTGTTCACGTTTTTGATTATTAGTTTTTTTAACTCTTAGTTCTGAAGTTGATGATAAACTATCAGGGTTACTATCAGAACTTGTGGTTGCCAGATCATCTTCGGGTGGAAATTCTACTATTACACTGGCATCTTCTAAACTAGCAGGTGTTTGTCCAGTTGTTGTTCCATATGAAGAAACCGAAGCTCGATCGTCTAATAAAGAAGTATGTTCAGATGGTTCTGAATTAATTGAAATATTAGTTTCTAAATCATTACCTGCTTGGTGATTAAAATAAGCAGTTATTAAATTTTGGGTTATAGTGTAAAGTTCTTTTCCAACTCCTAAAATGGCTGGTAAGGCAGCGGGAACAATTCCTAAACCTATAATATCTTGGGCATTTTCAATTCCTAATAAATCAATTTGTTGGTAAGTTAGAATTGAAAATCCAACAATAGCTAATACTGGAGGGGCTAATTTTCTAACTTTGTCAAAAGCTTGTTTTAACATTGGATCATCGCTATTGGCTGGATATAAATAATCAATTCCAATATTAACTAAATCAATAACTTGGGCAGTTGTAAAATAACCACTAATTTGATTAAAAAAAATGTCTTTAATGGCCGATAATTGGGTTAAATCATATTGTGGTCCTTTATTATAAAAATATGTTTGGATTGCCCCCGCAACGTTTCCAATCACAGTATTAAATACTGACATTACTCGATTAGCAATTTTAGCTTTCATTCCAATTGTGGCATGATTAAGATTATAGTAATCTTTTAAGATTGAGTCACAAATTAATAAAATTGGCTCAGGCATTCGGGCAAATTCTGCTGTTCTTGTTCATAACCCAAATTTTTCCATATAAACAGTTCCCATTAAACTCCCTGAAGCTTGTAAAATATTCATAATTCTAGTTTTTCATGTTTCTTGTAAAGTGTTAGAAAATTTTTCAAGAAAACCTGGTTCTGGTGGTGTTTCTTCTAAATTTTCCTCGTTTTCACCTACAATACTATCTTCACTAGAATCAAGATCTACCTCAACAAATTCATCTTGTTTTTCTTCACTAGTTAATAATTGTTCTTCTCCACTACGTGTTGGCATAATTAATAAATCTCCTTTAACTATTTATCTGTCAAAAAATATTTCATAATTTTTAAAAGAAACTTTAGAAAATAATCTTAAAAAAAGAACACCTATAAAATTAAAATTTTATAGGTGTTCTTGACACTCAAACAAAAATTATTCACAAATTTATTTATTTCCTAAAGTCGTTTTAATTTTATCATAATTTTAAAAATAAAAAAGAAATCTAATTCCTTTTTTAAAATTTTATTAAAAAATATCCTAATTTTATCGAATATCTTCGCTGCTGTTTATTAACTCAGTAATTTGTTGTTCTCTTATTTGATTATTTTTCTTATGTTTAACTAAATTATGTTCACAATCTTGTTTATCTTTATTTTTAATTGCTAAGGTTAATCACTCAAAATATGATTCAGTAATTTCTAATTGTAACTTCGGTAAAAAATCTTTGGAACCTAAACTATTATTTTTATATATAGTATTTTCTAAGTGTCAAATAATATTATCAATTACCTCTTGCATATTTAAAATACTGTGTTGATTTTCTAAAAGGTCATGCTCTTTTTTGTGATGATTTTTCTTAAATAATGCTGAAATAAACTTATCACTGGCACTAATATTTACTGGCTTATATTCTCTTAGTAAATAAAGTTGGGCTAAGTTATAATAATCATTTTTACTTACGATCTCAGCAATTTCTTTTCATAATCAATAAATCTCTTTTTTATTATTTTCATATAGTTTAGCATCATTAAAAATTTTTTTATTTTTAATTAAAAAACTTTGACAATAAATAACACATTTTCCATATTCAATTAATCAAAAATTATTTTTAGAGTTAGCAGTATTAATAATTGGATTAAAAAAATTTAATATTTCAGATATATCCTTTTCGGTAAAATTAAAAAAGATATTATCATTAATAAACTCATTTTCTTCTTTTGATAACTCAAAATTATCAAAGAAACTTCTGGGGGTTGTTAAAAGATATCAAAAAATATTAAGTTTTTCGCGATATTTTAAAAGTTCATTGACTTTAATTGAAAATGGTTCAGCTAAAAGTTTACTAATTCTGTTTTCTTCTAAATTAAGAATTGCCTTGAATTGGTGTAAAAAATCTTGGGTAATACTTTTATCTTGAAATATTCATAATTTCTCTTTATTTTTAGTGAAAATTTTCAAAATAAAGTTAGCAGTTAGCCCATAAGTCAGATTTCATCCAACATCTTTTAAAGCATTTAAATTTGCTTCTTTAGTAATTTGGTACTTTGAAAAAAATGCAAAAAGAAAACTATTTTCTAGGGTATTTCTTTTTTTATTTAATTTTTGTATTTCCATTGCTAATTGGTCAAAATTTAAATCATTAATTTTTATTTTTTCATCATATTTTTTATTTTTCTCATTAGCTCTAATAAAAAGTTTATCCACTGTTTGCAGTGCCCTATGCCATTCCTTAATTTTTATGATATTAATTTTTTCAAGCATTGGTGCTAGTTCTAAATAGGCTATAATAAATTTAAATGCTAATAGAGTACTATAATCAATATTTTCTTTTGCAAGTGCAGATGAGTTTTTTAAAGCATCATCTTTGGGAAAGAAATTTATTAATTTAGAAGCTATTACATTATTAGGTTTAGTATTTCATATCTCATTAAAAAATTTTTGCTGTTTAGTTTGCGGTAAAATATTTGGTTTTATCATCCCAAGAATGTTCTCTACTTGACTAAAAATTTCTTTGGTAATATTTCTATTATTAATTTTTAAATATTTAGTAATATTTTGATTAATAAAATTTTCGGTTTCAAGCACAAAATTATACATTTCAAGATATTCTTTTTTAAAATTCTTAACTATGTTATATTTTTTTTCAAGCATTAAAAGTTCTTTTGGTATTGAATTCATTCATATGTCTCCTGTTCTGATCATTAACTTAAAAGAATATTTTTTTGATATTAATTAAATGTTTGAATTATTTGTTATGATTTTAAATTCCAAACTTTTGGTACTTTAAGTACTCTTAGGTATAATTATAAATTTTAAAAATTAAAATATTGATTCATTAAAAATCTTTTTTAAACAATTTAAAAATCTCAAAATAAAGATAATATAAAAATTATTAATTGATAATTATTCTAATTAAAATGGTTATAATACAAAAATAAAAAAGGAATAGTTTTCCTTTTTTCATTCCTTATTGACGACTATTAATCCGATCATTTAATAAAATAATAAATTCATCAAAGCCAACGGTTATCTGGTCTTCTTGACCATATAATCGATAAGTAATTGTATTGTTGTTCATTTCATTATCCCCTAAAACTAGTTGATACGGAATCTTAGAAACTTGAGCATCACGAATTTTGTAACTTAACCGTTCATCTCGGAAATCAATGAAAGTTCTTAATTTTAAGGTTTTTAGTTTTTGATAAATTTCGTGAGCATAAGGAAGATGAGCTTCGTTAACCGGAATAATGGCAATTTGGCGGGGTGCTAACCAAAGTGGTAAAACTCCCTTTGTTTGCTCTAATAAAATTGCTATGAACCGTTCATAAGTTCCAATCAAGCCGCGGTGGATAATTGTGGGGGTTGCTTTTTCCCCATTTTGGTCAATATAGGATAAATTAAATTTTTGGGGTAATAAGAAGTCAAATTGTAAAGTTGACACGGTAATTTCATGGTTTAAAGCAGTTTTAATTTGGATATCTAACTTTGGTCCATAAAAGGCCGCTTCCCCAGGCATCGGAACATATTCAATTTTTAACTCATCTAAGGCTTCTTGGAGCATTTTTTCCGCATGGTTCCACATTTTATCATCATCATAGTATTTTTCTTTGTCATTAACATCACGCAAGGATAATGAATAATAATCAACTTCAATGTTAAAAGCTGTTAAAGTTTCATTAATTAGTTTAAAACAACGTTTAAATTCTTCTTTAATTTGGTCATTACGAACAAAAATATGCGAATCAGTTAATTGCATCATCCGAACTCGTTCTAAACCTGTTAAACTTCCTGATGATTCATAACGGTGCATAATTGCATGCTCAGCTAATCGTAATGGTAATTCTCGATAACTACGGGGTTTTGAATTATAAATAGCAATATGGTGGGGACACGACATTGGTCGTAAAACACTTACTTCGTGGTCTTGCACCATTGGTGGGAACATATTTTCTTTATAATGGTCCCAGTGCCCCGAAATTTTATACATTTCACTGGTCCCAATTACCGGAGTATCAACTTCAATGAAATCATATTCTCATTCTTTTTCGCGAATAAAATCTTGAATTGCCCGCTTTAAACTCATCCCGTTTGGTAGTCAAATTGGTAACCCTGGGCCAACTAGTTTATCAAAAGTAAAGATTTCTAAATCTTTACCAATTTTACGATGATCACGTTCCTTACGTTCAGCCAGGATGGTTAAAAACTCGCTAAATAATTCTTTTGATAAATGGGCAGTTCCATAAATTCGCTGGAGCATTTTATTGTTACTATCGTCTTGTCAGTAGGCCCCCGCTAGTGATAAAATTTTATATGCTTTAACATATTTTGCATCAACCGCAGCAAAAGTATTATAAATATATGTTTGATCATCTAATAAATACGAACATTTTTGTGCTTTATCTGGTGGTAAATCATTTATTAAATCTAATACATAAGAATTATCTTGGTAAATTTTTTTTAAATCTTTAATTGGTGAACAAACACGAGTGATTTTAATATTATTTTCAATTAATTGTAAAGTTGCTTGGGCAATCTTATCCAAATCGGTTTCTTTGATACTAATTTCGGCATCAAAATCTACATAAAAACCATCATCATTTAAACCAATCTTTGCAATTTTTATTGCAGGATCGAGATTAATTAATGCTTTTGCGGTTAATAATCCGGCCGTATAGTTAATAATTTGTCATCCTTCCTGGTCCGATTCTAAAACTAATTTGATGTTGGCATTACTAGTAATTAAATAATCATATGACCGCATTTGGTCATTAACAATTGCCCCTAAAGTTCGTTTCCCTAAGCTAATAGCTAAACTAGTTGCTAGTTCTTTCACAGTTAGGGGGTTCGCAAATTCTTTTAAACTACCATCTGGTAATGTAATTTTAATCATTGTAATATTTTCCTTTCTAATAAAAAACGCTCATATTGAAATCTTGATCAGATTAACAATAGGAGCGAATTATCGCGGTACCATCCCGTCTTAAATTAAAAATTAACTTTTAATTTATCTTTCACACTTAATATCGAAAAGTGCTTAAACGTAAACTACTGTGGTGGGTAGTAGAAGCGAGATTTAATTGCTAAGGTCTCATTATCCTTAACTTCCTGTAAATTAATGTGTCCCACTCCCGTGTCCCTTTCGTTTAATTATTTAATTGTAATTTCACGTAATTCTTCGTTCCGAGCGAAAAGAATTTTGCTGCCTGGTTTGGCCCCTCATTTTTTGGCAACTTCCATAATGGCATTATCATCAGTTTTAAAACTTTCATAATTAGCTACTTTATTCATAAAAATTGAGTGTCATACTCCAAAGGCAGTGTACAAGTGTTCAATTGGTGAAACTCCTAAGATTACTACATTGGGGCGGAATTTTGAAATTGTTTTTAACAATTCTCCAGTGTTTGACACAACAACCGCATATTCATAATCCCCATCTTTTGATTTTTCCGCTAATTTTCGGGCAATTTCGGCACGAACACCTTTTGTTGATGCACAAGCATTTTCTAATTGTTTTTCATAATATAATTTTGAATAAAATTCATGTTCAGCTCGTTTATTAATTGTTGCCATGGTGCTAACGGTAATAAATGGATAGTCCCCATTTGCTGATTCTCCGGATAACATTGTGGCATCAGCTCCTAATTCAGTAGCAAAATAAACATCAGTAACTTCCGCTCTGGTTGGGTGGGGATTATCGGTCATTGTTTCTAACATTTGGGTTGCAACAATCACAATTTTCCCCGCTGCACGACACTTACGAATAATTACTTTTTCTCAATATGGCACATCATAATATGGAATTTCTAATCCTAAATCTCCCCGCGCAATCATAATTCCATCGGCAGCTTCAATAATCGCATCAATATTATTAATTCCAATTTGTGATTCAATTTTCGCAATAATTTGAATATGTTCAGCATTACCCTCTTTTAATAACTGGCGAATTTCTTGAATATTTGCTGCTGTGTTTACAAATGAGGCTGCAATATAATCAATCCCTTGTTCAATTCCATATTTGATATCATTAATATCTTTTTCGGCTAAGAATGGTAAGGTAAAGTCAACCCCTGGTAAATTAATTCGTTTGTTTGTTTTAACTAAATGATGATTAAAAGCGGTGGTTGTAATAACCCCTGGTTTCACATCATTAACATTTAATTGTAATTTTCCGTCATCAACTAACACCATATCGCCAATTTTTAAATCTTGTGACATGTCATATGAGACAGTAATTTCAGTTCCGGTTCCTTGCCGAGCTTGGTAATCTTCGGGCATTGAATAAATGGTTACTTTATCCCCCGCTTTAATTTCTTGTTTACCATCTTTCATTTGACCAACTCTAATTTCTGGTCCTTTAGTATCTAGTAAAATTGAGATTGGTTTTCCAATTTTTTCGCGAACTTGTTTAGCTCACACAATCCGTGCTCCTTGCTCTTCATGATCCCCATGGGAAAAGTTTAAGCGGATAGTTGTCATTCCACAATTAAACAATTCTTCAATTGCTTCAGCTGAATGCGTACTTGGTCCAATTGTTGTGATAATTTTAGTACGTTTCATTTTATCTTTTAAATCAATTGTTGTCATTCTTTATTTTATCTCCTTCTTCAAAAATTTACTTACAAAATTATTGTATATTAAATTTCCTACTTTTTATACATATTATTATTTAATTCATCAAATTCTAACCAAATATCTTTGCGGCTAGCACGGGGAATACTTAAGGCTTCCATAATAGGGCGCGCAACAATTTCATCGCCAATATTACCAATTGCTAACCCCCCCCTGTTTGCAATTAACTGCTTAACAGCAAACTGGGCCATTCGAAAAGCACGGTAGCGTTCCATCGCCGTTGGAACTCCTCCCCGTTGGGTATGTCCTAACACTGTGGCTCTCGTAACATAACCACTTATCGCTTCCACTTTTTTAGCTAGCTTATGAACATCGGGGTAAATCATCTCACTTACAACAATCACCACACTGCGTTTATTTGCTAAA
The sequence above is drawn from the Spiroplasma eriocheiris genome and encodes:
- a CDS encoding ABC transporter permease, giving the protein MNITNAKKLKSKHKIRLAIILFSMFKVYKSFVMWIIFGLSLILFGTLSILLFVISKDIYTFSVNFQYGVFIFCNIFLLFFIMLIVIKIFGREIDDGTYLLLISKPYSRNSIFFLKLISLWILIILFLAGITIFSLIIGLITNQIVNKPMLFLKFNELVGKLFAYCLFLSFFAASGILFAVTFMSTQGVMLIVVCFCSLFLLGGLPYSLIMALGNTIELSFGNSTVQNYTVQQINSIIKFNDYLKTGKIKYSNITNAIYDFYMAKTPQEIDDIIKAKDIEQSKIERLKFFQSLGLTEKKESTFQTTTLTKWEGKYRESPSSQLVSIKDIISNSGQNYPTMEITLSTDYMFKPFKKLDLNNIYQKEIYDLVNETKTFTTWEQLYQLRNLEVASLLYFDPINSTFKINNGEKMAINADAGFKISDVFLDLYQKQKMGSTSYRYDGGNSFNNDFLTFFDNPTLYVVKELENNILKKVADYKLIQTATIKQNNNWLKYQRLMKTYSLISKINIIEHWNQMWTSFIKEEPLWFEPLANSKIDFDVQQNKLMSYKSSELKLNQNGTIDLKQKPFLNIYIIISVYGSLSILFLVGAKVILKRKIIL
- the thrS gene encoding threonine--tRNA ligase, which produces MIKITLPDGSLKEFANPLTVKELATSLAISLGKRTLGAIVNDQMRSYDYLITSNANIKLVLESDQEGWQIINYTAGLLTAKALINLDPAIKIAKIGLNDDGFYVDFDAEISIKETDLDKIAQATLQLIENNIKITRVCSPIKDLKKIYQDNSYVLDLINDLPPDKAQKCSYLLDDQTYIYNTFAAVDAKYVKAYKILSLAGAYWQDDSNNKMLQRIYGTAHLSKELFSEFLTILAERKERDHRKIGKDLEIFTFDKLVGPGLPIWLPNGMSLKRAIQDFIREKEWEYDFIEVDTPVIGTSEMYKISGHWDHYKENMFPPMVQDHEVSVLRPMSCPHHIAIYNSKPRSYRELPLRLAEHAIMHRYESSGSLTGLERVRMMQLTDSHIFVRNDQIKEEFKRCFKLINETLTAFNIEVDYYSLSLRDVNDKEKYYDDDKMWNHAEKMLQEALDELKIEYVPMPGEAAFYGPKLDIQIKTALNHEITVSTLQFDFLLPQKFNLSYIDQNGEKATPTIIHRGLIGTYERFIAILLEQTKGVLPLWLAPRQIAIIPVNEAHLPYAHEIYQKLKTLKLRTFIDFRDERLSYKIRDAQVSKIPYQLVLGDNEMNNNTITYRLYGQEDQITVGFDEFIILLNDRINSRQ
- the pyk gene encoding pyruvate kinase, translating into MTTIDLKDKMKRTKIITTIGPSTHSAEAIEELFNCGMTTIRLNFSHGDHEEQGARIVWAKQVREKIGKPISILLDTKGPEIRVGQMKDGKQEIKAGDKVTIYSMPEDYQARQGTGTEITVSYDMSQDLKIGDMVLVDDGKLQLNVNDVKPGVITTTAFNHHLVKTNKRINLPGVDFTLPFLAEKDINDIKYGIEQGIDYIAASFVNTAANIQEIRQLLKEGNAEHIQIIAKIESQIGINNIDAIIEAADGIMIARGDLGLEIPYYDVPYWEKVIIRKCRAAGKIVIVATQMLETMTDNPHPTRAEVTDVYFATELGADATMLSGESANGDYPFITVSTMATINKRAEHEFYSKLYYEKQLENACASTKGVRAEIARKLAEKSKDGDYEYAVVVSNTGELLKTISKFRPNVVILGVSPIEHLYTAFGVWHSIFMNKVANYESFKTDDNAIMEVAKKWGAKPGSKILFARNEELREITIK